The following are encoded together in the Lathyrus oleraceus cultivar Zhongwan6 chromosome 3, CAAS_Psat_ZW6_1.0, whole genome shotgun sequence genome:
- the LOC127131277 gene encoding secreted RxLR effector protein 161-like → MSEFKEFMMNEFDMSDLDKMRYFLGIEVVQLDGGICISQTKYAIEAVRRFGMEHSNFVENLMVPGFKISKDENGVEMDGSFFKNLIGSLMYLASTRPDIIYAVSLLSREEGNLELIGFTDSDYVGSIEDRRNTPGYVFMLSGAAVAWYSRKQPIVTLSTMEVEFVAVAGNSC, encoded by the exons ATGTCTGAATTCAAAGAGTTCATGATGAATGAGTTTGATATGTCAGACTTGGATaagatgaggtattttcttggtatTGAGGTAGTTCAGTTAGATGGCGGTATATGCATTAGTCAAACGAAGTATGCGATAGAAGCGGTGAGAAGATTTGGAATGGAGCATAGCAATTTTGTTGAAAATCTAATGGTTCCGGGATTtaaaatctccaaagatgaaaatggtgttgaGATGGATGGTTCATTTTTCAAGAATTTGATTGGAAGTTTAATGTACTTGGCTTCTACGAGGCCAGACATAATCTATGCAGTTAGCTTATTAAGCAG AGAGGAAGGAAATTTGGAATTGATTGGCTTTACAGATAGTGATTATGTCGGATCGATTGAGGATAGAAGAAATACTCCTGGTTATGTTTTTATGCTAAGTGGAGCTGCAGTAGCTTGGTATTCTCGAAAGCAACCAATAGTAACGTTGAGCACGATGGAAGTCGAGTTTGTAGCAGTTGCGGGAAATAGTTGTTAG